The window GGTACAACAATTGTCAAGATCTCCTTGTGGCAACTTTGAATCTTTTGGTAATTCATTGTTCTAGCCAACAGAGACACATTTTCTTTGACTTTGTCATGTATCGATACAACCGTGGCAAGATGTATTTAAAGATTAATATCTTTAAAAGCACTATCTCCAACAAGCTTATAACTGAAAACTCACCGCCATTTGAATGTCGAATACACCTCCAAgggatataattttttccttaatCACCTCTATGGCATCATTCAATGCCTTTAAACCGTCTTGTTTCTCAGGTGTAGAGGTTGTCATGACTGGAATATAAGGAAATGAATATTGAATCACTtaataatatatgaaaaatatttaatgatATCTGGATTTGCAATAATTCAGTATCCAACCATCAAATCACATTAACTAATTCTTGTAAACATGCATTATATGCTTCGATTATTCAGAGTATCGATTGAGAATCCAAAGAAATTTCTGTAATTCATTTGTATTCTTCACCTGAagaaatacaattttataaaGAAGTTTTTCTGATTTGCAAACTTGAAATCACTCAAAATCTTACTACGTTTTATTACACTGAAAGTGTGAAGTAATTTAATACGTTACTGATTAATGAGTATGATAATCAATATTAATCAGATATGTACCATATAACGGAGGGGCTattaaattgattttgatCGGCAATTCTTCTGTCGTCAGAGCCAAGCCAGCTTTTAATGCAGTTTTGACAGCATCTATGCCTTCGTAACCGTAGCAAGCAACTTCAACATCAGCACGAATCTTGACGGCTTGAGATGTGAGTTTCCGCTTGATATTGTTCAACAATACTTCTTTAGTGTGATCATCCAAGCCACACTCGGCCAAGATGGAAGGGTCCctgaaatacaaattttttattcacagacTTCCCTttagtatttaattttttaaagcaaTTTCCTCGAAactcaaaaaataataattgctaATTGCAATCAATGAGATGACTTACAATACTGATTGTTTAAAGAAATCATAGGCTGATGCCTTctgttttttatatttttcttcaaagtaCCAAGCTGTCTTCTGGTATAATTCCTCCAGCTGTTCGTCGCTATCATAATGCAATAGCTCGGCAACATGACGTAAAATCGAATTCACTGCCTTAGCTTTGGCAAATCGTTCTGTACATTTTTCTACATCTTCAGCAGATACTCGTCGTTTACTCAAGTCAATATACCCTTGAAAACACattcaatattaaaattgat is drawn from Neodiprion fabricii isolate iyNeoFabr1 chromosome 3, iyNeoFabr1.1, whole genome shotgun sequence and contains these coding sequences:
- the LOC124177181 gene encoding eukaryotic translation initiation factor 2 subunit 1, producing the protein MVLSCRFYKEKYPEVEDVVMVNVRSIAEMGAYVHLLEYNNIEGMILLSELSRRRIRSINKLIRVGKTEPVVVIRVDKDKGYIDLSKRRVSAEDVEKCTERFAKAKAVNSILRHVAELLHYDSDEQLEELYQKTAWYFEEKYKKQKASAYDFFKQSVLDPSILAECGLDDHTKEVLLNNIKRKLTSQAVKIRADVEVACYGYEGIDAVKTALKAGLALTTEELPIKINLIAPPLYVMTTSTPEKQDGLKALNDAIEVIKEKIISLGGVFDIQMAPKVVTATDEAELARQMERAELENAEVAGDDDEEEEAEGMGDFSGGEEGEDAGKGGNDSQEDD